TCGCCGAACTTGTCCTGCATCCGCTGGCGGGTGATGCGGTTACCGCGGACGGTCTGCTTCTTCACGGCGTCGATCCACTCCTGGAGGGAGATGGGAGCGGGGCCGTTGTAGCGGTTGCGATCGAGGATCTGCCGCAGCACGTCGGTGGCGAACGTGGTGAGCTGGTAGATCATCGTGGACTTGCCGACGCCGGAGCCGCCGCCGCCGCGGATGTCGATGTACTTCTGGCGGCGAAGCCCTTCGAGGATGTCCTCGATGACGGAGGAAGGCAGCTTGAGGCGGTTGGCGATGTCCATGCCCCGCATCTCGCCGGCGAAGAAGATGGCCTTGAGGACGAGCTCCTCGACCATGGTGGCGGTGAGGCCGGTCTCCTCGAGGGAGCGGGGCTGGGAGGGCCAGAAGCGGGAGCCCGGGGGCGCGCCCCCACCATCGGCGATGGAGGAACGGCGCAGGGTGCCGGTCATCCGGGCGGGGCCGACGCCGCCGGGGGCGGAACGGCGCATCTCCGCGGGGACGGGAGGCAGCTCCGAGGTGGGGACGGGAGGGGCCGCCGAGCGGCGCATCTCCGCGGGGACGGAGGGCAGATCGATGCTGGGCACGGGCGGGGCCGCGCGGCGCTGCGGCTCGACGATGACGGAGGGGAGATCCCCACTGGGGACGGGCGGGGAGGTCCGCTTCTCCACGGGGACGGAGGGCAGATCGATGCTGGGCACGGGCGGGGCCGCGCGACGCTGCTCGGAGGGCACGGGGGGCAGCTGCTCGGTGGGGAGCTGGGCGATGCGGCGGCGCTCCTCGGGGGAGGGATTGCGGCGCTCGAGGAAGGGGCTGGGGCCGACGGGACGGCGCTCGGGGGGAGCGCCCTGGACGGGGGTCCGAGAGGGACCGCTGGGAGCCGCGGGGTTGGGCCCGGTGGAACCCCGGGGCCGGGGTGGCGAAGCCAGCACGTTCGGACCGGAGGCCGCGGGGGTCTCCCGGGGAGTGACGGTGCGGCTCGTATCGGTCTGGTACTCGGGGGGGTCGAATCCGGGGGGAGTCGCCCCCGGCCTCCGCTGCTCGGCCATGCTTGCTCCGGGTTGAGTGGACCGAGTGTAGCAGGAAGTGGCGGGGAGACCTGGATCCCTCCCGGAAAACGGAGGGCGGGGCGCGGACTCCCCCGGTGCCGGCTCGGTGCTAGCTTGGAGGGGATGAGCTTCTTCCAGGAACCGCCGAGGCTTGGGAACCAGTACGAGGATGACACCTTGCTCCGGAGCTATCTGGCCCGGGTACTCCCGCGGGACATGCGGGCCGGGTTGGAGGAGGAGCTCCGGGATCTGGGCGAGCTGGGAGGCAGGTACTTCTACGAGTTCCAGCTGAGGGACCGGCTGAACGAGCCGGAGCTGACGCAGTGGGACGCGTGGGGCCACCGGGTGGACCACATCGAGGTGTCGCCGCTGTGGAAGGAAGCGGAGGCGCTGGCGGCGAGGCGGGGGCTGGTGGCGGTGGCGTACGAGCAGAAGAACGGAGAGCACTCGCGCATCCACCAGTTCGCGCTGAACTACCTGGTGCAGCCGTCGCTGGACGTCTACTCGTGCCCGCTGGCGATGACGGACGGGGCGGCGCGGAC
This is a stretch of genomic DNA from Archangium violaceum. It encodes these proteins:
- a CDS encoding ATPase is translated as MAEQRRPGATPPGFDPPEYQTDTSRTVTPRETPAASGPNVLASPPRPRGSTGPNPAAPSGPSRTPVQGAPPERRPVGPSPFLERRNPSPEERRRIAQLPTEQLPPVPSEQRRAAPPVPSIDLPSVPVEKRTSPPVPSGDLPSVIVEPQRRAAPPVPSIDLPSVPAEMRRSAAPPVPTSELPPVPAEMRRSAPGGVGPARMTGTLRRSSIADGGGAPPGSRFWPSQPRSLEETGLTATMVEELVLKAIFFAGEMRGMDIANRLKLPSSVIEDILEGLRRQKYIDIRGGGGSGVGKSTMIYQLTTFATDVLRQILDRNRYNGPAPISLQEWIDAVKKQTVRGNRITRQRMQDKFGDLIIRDYIFDGIGPAMNSGRAIFFYGPPGNGKTAICQGMVNCFDGDIFIPHAILIDDFVVRIYDSNLHKPVEEDDNSQPYDRRWVRCRRPLVVVGGELTLEMLDLVYSPEVKYYEAPFQMKAINGMLLIDDFGRQKVSPKDLLNRWIVPLESDIDMLTLHTGKKIQVPFDVFAAFSTNLEPSDLVDDAFLRRVRYKLEVQPPDEELFHQIFEVMCNKRGVPYDADMVQYLIDTHYKPVGRRFAACQPRDLLDQMIDMAYYRGMQPQLDQDLIDSAVRSYFVRFDKGK